TCTGGTGCTTCTTGTGAGGTGCTGTATTCCACAACCAAGGGTGGGGTGAATGCATTCACCAAAGCGCTTGCGAAAGAACTCGCACCTTCCGGAGTAACCGTAAATGCCGTTGCTCCTGGTGCCGTTCAGACATCCATGCTGAACCATCTGAATCAGAGTGAACTGAAGATGCTGGAAGAGGAAATTCCGGCAGGAAGACTTGCTCAACCTGATGAAATCTCATCACTGGTTTATTTTCTGGCCCTCCCTGAATCGGGTTATATCAATGGGCAGATCATCAGTCCAAATGGCGGTTGGTTAACGTAAAAAAGCAAGAAAACTTGACTGGCTGTGAACGAAACAGGTGAAGGTTGCTGAGAAGCGACCGTCTTCCGGATTATTTTCAAAATGCTCGTATATAAAATGCCTCGAAAGCACATATTACAACTGTTGATTTTAAATCTCATGCGTCATCTAAGGAGGATTTATCATGTCAACAGAAAAAACAGTGCTCTCCAGTTTTGACACATGGAAGAAGTTTCTGGGTGACCGCGTACTGCAAGCAGAGAAGATGGGGATGAGTGAAGAAACCATCAACAAACTTGCGTATGAAATCGGCGACTTCCTTGATGAGAAAGTCGATCCGGCGAACCATTCCAACCGGGCATTGAAAGAGTTATGGGATGTCGGCGATGCAGATGAGCGTCGTACGATTGCGTGCCTGATGGTCAAATTGGCCAAACAAAACGCATAAGATTACAGATGAAGAGCTCCCGCAAGGGGGCTTTTCTCTAATGATTACAAACGGATTACAGAGCTGTTCTTGTAATTCATTTTCATTTTATATATCATTAACGTGACCCATTTTTAGAAGATGTCTCAGATTGTTGTCCAGTGGACACGTTCTGTTGCTGTCGAATAATGTGGAATAATGCATTACGGGGTGTTGAAATGGAATCTAAACAATGGTACATGGAATATAAAATACATAAGAACAGACCCGGTTTGTTAGGCGATATTGCCTCTATGCTGGGGATGCTTGAAGTGAATATATTGACCATTAACGGTGTTGAAGGCAAAACTCGAGGCATGCTGCTTGAATCGGATGATGATGAAAAAATCCGTTTGCTTGGTGAAATGCTTGGCAAAGTAAACAGCATCACCGTATCGGCTTTGCGGCAACCTAAATTGGTGGATATTTTGGCCGTGCGTCATGGCAGATACATTGACCGTGACTCGGATGATCGCAAGACATTTCGTTTTACACGAGATGAACTTGGGTTACTTGTGGACTTTTTGGGTGAAGTATTTAAGAGGGAAGGCAATCAGGTCATCGGTTTGCGCGGAATGCCTCGTGTTGGCAAAACGGAATCTATTATTGCGGGCAGCGTATGTGCAATGAAGCGATGGACGTTTGTTTCCTCCACACTTCTTCGTCAGACGATAAGGAGTCAAATGTCCGAAGACGAATTGAACCCGAACAATGTCTTCATCATTGACGGAATTGTAAGTACGATTCGTTCCAGTGAGCGGCATTACAATCTGTTGCAGGATATTATGTCCATGCCTAGCACCAAAGTTATCGAACATCCGGATATTTTTGTGCAGGAATCCGAATATGATTTTAATGATTTTGATATTATTATTGAACTTCGCAACAATCCGAATGAAGAAATTATTTATGATACGTTTACGGCTAGTTACACCGACGAATTGTAAGGAACCGTACGGAATCATGAAATAGATTAGCAACAACTCAAGAGATAAACATAAGGAGGAGATCGCATGTCTGAACTGGGTCAGCAGTTAAGGGAGGCCCGGCTGCAAAAAGGGATGAGTCTTGACGATGTACAGGAAATGACAAAAATTCGCAAGAGGTATCTGGAGGCCATAGAAGCAGGAGACTACAAAGTGCTGCCGGGCAGCTTCTATGTGCGTGCTTTCATCAAAACCTATGCGGAGACCGTGGGACTGAACCCTGATGAGCTGCTGGAGGGACACAAAAAAGACGTACCCGCAGAAGAGACGGAAGCAACGATGGAACCGGTTATTCAGAAGCGTTCCAGCCGTCCGGTTGAGCGTAGTAATCGGTGGATGTCTGTCGCGTTGATGTGGACATTCCCTGTTTTGATCGTAGTTCTGTTGTATGTATACGTGGTGTATAACAATGGTGATGAATCAGATAATCCGGGGCTTGATTCAGTCAAAATTACAGACAGTCAACAACAGCCTGAGGATAAACCGGATCAACCTGCCGACAACGGACAGGCATCTAATCCGCCTGCGACAGATTCAGGTACTGACGGTACTGGTGAAGGCGACGCTGGAGGTAACGGTGGCGGTACAGACACGGAAGGACAGACGGACGGTCAAACTGATGGCCAAACGGACGGACAGACGGATGAAACTGAGAAAGAACCAACTGACAATTCACCGTCTAATGTGACTGTTGCAGAAGATGGGAAATCAGGAAATATTACGAACTTTAAAGTTAACGGTAGTGCAGGGCAACCTGTAACGGTTACGATCAAAGCATCAGGTCATAGCTGGCTGGAAGTGTACAAAGGCGAAAACTCCAGTGGAGAGAAGTTGGAGTATGGTAACACAGCCGAAGGTGACAGCTATACCTTTGAGTTGGATAGTACAGGCATGTATATTAAGTCCGGGTATGCTGCAGCGACCACGATTGAGGTTGGCGGGCAAGTTGTAACGGATGGCAAGGCGACCAATCGGATCCGTTTGAAGCTTGGTGAAGACAGTAGTAGCACTACTTCTCCCACAGGTGTTGAAAATGGATCAACGGACGGTACAGGGGGTACCACTGGTAGCGAATAACCGGGT
This Paenibacillus xylanexedens DNA region includes the following protein-coding sequences:
- a CDS encoding DUF3243 domain-containing protein, coding for MSTEKTVLSSFDTWKKFLGDRVLQAEKMGMSEETINKLAYEIGDFLDEKVDPANHSNRALKELWDVGDADERRTIACLMVKLAKQNA
- a CDS encoding DUF3388 domain-containing protein → MESKQWYMEYKIHKNRPGLLGDIASMLGMLEVNILTINGVEGKTRGMLLESDDDEKIRLLGEMLGKVNSITVSALRQPKLVDILAVRHGRYIDRDSDDRKTFRFTRDELGLLVDFLGEVFKREGNQVIGLRGMPRVGKTESIIAGSVCAMKRWTFVSSTLLRQTIRSQMSEDELNPNNVFIIDGIVSTIRSSERHYNLLQDIMSMPSTKVIEHPDIFVQESEYDFNDFDIIIELRNNPNEEIIYDTFTASYTDEL
- a CDS encoding helix-turn-helix domain-containing protein, whose protein sequence is MSELGQQLREARLQKGMSLDDVQEMTKIRKRYLEAIEAGDYKVLPGSFYVRAFIKTYAETVGLNPDELLEGHKKDVPAEETEATMEPVIQKRSSRPVERSNRWMSVALMWTFPVLIVVLLYVYVVYNNGDESDNPGLDSVKITDSQQQPEDKPDQPADNGQASNPPATDSGTDGTGEGDAGGNGGGTDTEGQTDGQTDGQTDGQTDETEKEPTDNSPSNVTVAEDGKSGNITNFKVNGSAGQPVTVTIKASGHSWLEVYKGENSSGEKLEYGNTAEGDSYTFELDSTGMYIKSGYAAATTIEVGGQVVTDGKATNRIRLKLGEDSSSTTSPTGVENGSTDGTGGTTGSE